The Fulvia fulva chromosome 1, complete sequence region TCGGTCCTTTTGAGAGTGCTGTACCCGTTCCGTTTGGGTGATCATCGTCCTCGACTAGGTCATCCTGTATCGTGTCCAGCTCCTCGCGATGAGTGGAAAACTTGTCTGGGCTGACAGATGGCTGCGGTCTTTGCTGCCGCTGGGTGGCATTGTTGAAGAAGGAATAGATGGGGTTTGCAGCTGGCTTTGGTGGCTCTTTGGTCTCCTGCTTGGGTTTCGAGGTTCGCTTCTTGGGTGACGACTTGGGGCTCGTTGCCTTGACAGATTTGCTCGTCGAGGCAGCCTTTCCATTCTTGATGGCCTTCAACTTCCCAGCGGCCGGCTTTGCTGGTTTGGGTGATTCGGCCTTGATCTCCTTTGGGTCATCGTCCTCATCGTCGGAAGTCACGACTCTGCGCCGTGAAGCTCGCGGGCCCATGCCGCATTAGTAAGTACAGTCTATGTGCTGTTGAGCCGGGCATTGGGAGAGTAGATGGCAGGTCGATGTTGTTCGACGGCAGTCGATGGGAAGAAGTCAGCATTGAAAGTGTCAGGCATCAAGGCGTGCACGTGCTTGGTGTGTGTTTCGCGTTTCATGTCCACGCGAGTGCGCGACGCGCATTCGACCGAGACCGAGGATGAAGTCATTGATATGCATATGCATGGATCGGATGTGCTTTCACTTTCTATTGCGCGCGTGTTCCCTCCTCTCTCACACATAACATCATGTCGAAACGCCCGCGGACACTTGACGCCTTCTTCAGTCCTGCACCAACGAAGCGGTCGAAAGCATTAAGCACTGTCACCTCATCCGAGACCGAGACCGAGACAGACAATGCCAAGGACAACAGCGCTGCCGATGAAGAGGTGTCCACACGTGCTACTTACCCATTTGCTCTGCCACATCTTCCATCAGAGCTGAGAGAGCTGCTCAACTTCGTGCCGGCTTCAGAGGGACGCATCATCAACGACCAGCCGGACCTCGACTTACTGTACTTCCAGCCATATATACAAACGGACATCCAGCGAGCCCTCTTCGACTTCCTCCGCAGCGAGCTGTTCTTCTACCGCGTCACATACATGATCAAACGTGGGCCCACCGAGAGCCAGATCAACACGCCACGATATACCACCGTCTTTGGCCTCGACGAGACTGCCCGGTTCGATGAGCAGGGCGGCATTGTAGACGCCGCGAATGGAAAACCACTGCCACCGACTACATACAAGTGTCGCCCGCGACCACTGCCACAATGTCTGGACGTCTTGAGAGAGCTGACCGAGAACGCCACAGGCTGCAAGTTCAACTTCTGCTTGGTGAACTACTATGCCAACGGCAACGACAGCATTTCCTACCACAGCGACGACGAGCGCTTTCTGGGCATCGATCCTGCCATAGCTTCGTTCACGCTCGGAGCGAAACGAGATTTCTTGCTCAAGCACAAGCCTACGCCGGGCAAGCACGAGTCCGAGACGAAACCTATGAAGCTACCCTTGGCATCAGGCGACATGATTCTGATGCGAGGCAAGACACAAAGCAACTGGCTACACAGCATCCCGAAGCGTAAAGGTGGAGAGGCAGAGCTGGGAAGAATCAACATCACGTTGCGACGAGCAATGGTGAAGGGCGGCACGGATAATTACTACAGATACAACGTTGGAGATGGACCTGTCCACAAATGGGACAGCAAGATGCGGGAAATGCTGCCAGTCGGAGCCACATGATCTCGCTATCAACGATCGGTGGCATCTTCAAGAGGCCATGAACCTGCTCGACCACTTGTCGGCTCGGATGGAACAGCCCGCGATCAATGTGCATGCACACATGGAACACGCGCAGCCGACACAATGCCTTTATACACCCATGGACACATCGACTGGCTTGCACACCGGGCATTGCCTAACCTGGCTGAAGCGCCGCAACATCACCTGCCCCGCGGGCAGAAGTAGTCGAAAGGTGTGCTATGCAACACACTTGGCTGCATGACCACATGTGCCGTTCGCGATGGTACGCCGACCCACGCGAAATGTCTTGTGTTCGAAAAGAAACATACGAAACCCAGCCGAATCCTAGCTCTGGTTGCAAGCAAAGCCAAGACGTTGATCTGGAGCTTGGTGCTCGCCTACGCTACGCCTCCAGAATGCCGCTTACGCAGTATCCTAGCTGCCAGGCTAACCACGATAAGCAGGAGGAGATACAGCCCACAGTGCTTCGACTGTCTTGAACGTCTTCTATCGCATCAAGCTCACGACTACTGTAACATATCGATAGTGCTGGTGCTTCAATGTAGCACCGACAGCTTTCGCCTGGCTGCCTCAGCCGCCTTGCAGACACGCTAAGCTCAGCACATAGCACCGAACCGTATGAAAACCGCCACGGCTGGCGACTACTGTGATGCTTGACACCAGCAAGCTTCCCCAGAGGCTCAAATGATCTCGACTAGTAGATGCTCGTAAAGGACCTACGACACACGATGTCACGAAGGGCCACGAGATGTTATCGGCCGCTGTCACGCGAGGCTGTCACGCGAGCAACGATACTCCAACCCAACCTGTCTTCCGCTGGCGGAGCCTTGAACCTTGATCGAAGCTCGAATAGGAAGGAGGGAGCCATCCATTCACCCAATCAACATCACCATGGTCTAGCAGGCAGCTTGTGCCGTTGCTCATATATCCCCGATTTTCCTCCGTCTTTGGCCACTATCCTATTCCAACAACTTCAGTCCTCCAAACATGTGGGCAAAGGCGGCATTCGCTGCCAGTACACTCTTCGCCCATTGCTTTGCATCACCCGTGGTCGCTCCTCATCTTATACACGAGAAGCGAGACTCATTGCCACATGGCTGGGTGAAGCGCTATGCGGTGGATGGCAATGCTGAGCTGCCCATGCGTATCGCCCTTACGCAGAACAATCTCCACAATGCGCATGATTGGCTCATGGACGTGTCACATCCTGAGTCTGACAAGTATGGAAGGCATTGGTCTGCGGAAGATGTCGCGAACGCGTTCGCTCTGAGGTACGATCTTCTTATAGATGTTGAGACATTCTCTGACAGCGAACGACAGCAAGGACACCTCGGATGCTGTGAAGGCATGGCTGGCCTCTACCGGCATTCATGATGACCGTATCGGGAAGTCCTAGAGTCTCGGCTGGCTCGAGTTCACGGCGACTATCAACGAAGCAGAAAACTTGCTCAAGACCAAGTACCATGTCTACGAACACGATGAGACGGGTCAACCTCACGTTGCTTGCGAGGAGTATTCCATCCCGGCAGCGCTCAAGGATAAGATCGACTTTGTGTATCCGACTGTCAGTATCAGTGAAGTCCAGGGAGTGCAAAGCTGACCATTATAAGGTACACTTTGATGCTAAATTGAAGGTCCGTGATACATCAGACAGCGTCACGAAGCGTGAAGTCAAGCCTGGAGCTGCAAAATCGCCTGGTAAACCTGGATCCGGCTCATTGCCAAATTGGAACCACAGCTTCCTTCCGCATAGCGACATCATCAAGGAGCTACAGAACTGTGACAAACAGATCACGCCTTGGTGCCTTCGACTGCTGTACAAGTTCCCGCCCGGCCTCACCGTGAATCCCAAAAACAGCTACGGCATCGTAGAGTACACCCTACAAGCATATGTGCCGTCCGATCTAGACCTCTTCTTCAACAACTTCAGCACCAAGCAGGTAGGGCAGCGACCTGTGCTTGATTCGATCGATGGTGGCTACCTACAGCAGACACTCACTGGATTCATCTACAACGGCGAGTCCAATCTGGACCTCGAATATGCGATGACCCTGGTCTACCCGTAGAAGACTACCCTCTACCAAGTCGGCGACACAGTGGAAGGCGCCTCTTTCAATGACTTCCTCGATGCTATCGATGGCTCCTACTGCACCTACCAAGGAGATGACGATCCATCCCAGGACGCCACATACCCAGATCCATACTGCGATCCAGCATCCCAAGACTGCTACAAAGGCCCAAAGAACTGCGGCGGCTTCGCAGCTACCAAAGTCATCAGCACGTCCTACGGCTATAACGAACACGACCTCACCCCAGCTTACGAGCAACGCCAATGCAACGAGTACATGAAGCTTGGTCTGATGGGCGTCTCAGTCGTCTACTCCAGCGGCGATTATGGCGTAGCTGGCAACAGTGGCCAGTGTATCAACGGAGCCGGCGTAGATGCACCATACAACAACGGTACTAGTGGGCGTTTCAATCCAAGCTTCCCGAGTACGTGTCCGTACGTCACGTCTGTAGGTGCTACGCAGGTCACCCCGGGAACAAACATCGTGACGAGCAGGACGCAGCCTGAGCAAGCTTGCGAGACTGTTACTTACTCCGGCGGTGGCTTCAGTAACGTCTTCCCACTGCCTTCGTACCAGGCAACCGCAGTGAAGTCTTAGCTCGGACAAAATCCAGTAACGTATAGCGCGGAGCTGTTTAATAACAGTGGTCAGACGAGAGGGTAAGTCCACTCCCAGTCACACTCCCACACCTCAACCCATCTAATCATGCTTTTTACATAGATTCCCCGACATCTCAGCAAACGGCGCAAACTACGTCGTCGCCATCGACGGCCAATGGGCCCTCGTCCACGGCACCTCTGCTTCTTCTCCTACGCTCGGCAGTGTTCTTACGCTTATCAACGAAGCACGCTTCGATCTTGGCAAGGGATCGATCGGGTTTGTTAACCCTACGGCGTATGCGCATCCTGAAGTGTTCAATGATGTGACGCAAGGGGGCAATCAAGGCTGTGGCACTGCTGGGTTCCAGGCGACGAAAGGCCGGGATCCTGTTACGGGGTTGGGCACGCCCAATTCTCCGAGGATGCTGGAATTGTGGTTGGGGCTGCCTTGAGGGAAGAGGGGTGGAACGAGGAGGGTTGTGGTGAGGTGGCGAGGGTGGTGCTGATGAGGTGGACGATTTCATAAAGGAGAAGTGCATGACGTGTGGTGACGAAGAGAGACGTGCTAGGTGAGTTTATGTCGTTCTTCATCTCGCAACCCTGTGGTCTGATTGGTGTGGTAGTCATCGGACGCTAAGTAAAGCGCCGATACGCTTGTCGACTCGCTAGCTGCCTTCTTCATGCCAGAAATCCTTCGCGTGGAGCTACGATTCTTATGCCAGCAATTTCACGCTCTTCGCAGAACGAGTGCGATCGTTCGACGACGCACCAGTCAGCCAGGACTACAGGTCACAAGGCGAGATGGACATACAGAATGTTAGATAGGCCATCGTGTTCGTGCCGTGGAAGGCTGCAAGGTTTCAGCATCAGGAGCTAGATGCCTTCATCACTGGCTCTTCCACGAATGTGACATGGAATGTACTAACTGGTCCTGTCAAACCCTTTGTGAAATCAGAATGCTATACTGCATGCGAAAGGCTGAAGACTCCGAAACTGTACAAACTCGATCCGCATAGCTACAGCTCGCCTCGAGAACTCATCGGTCACGCTTCACCCGCTCTGACACTCATGTAGTCGACCTGAGGTAAATCATCACTAGCTCCGCCACTGAAGTAGCCCCCAGTCCGAATGCCACATTCTGCGCAGAGGCAGCTAATCACTCGGTCCATCTTGCAACAGCATATCCACGGCACCCCGATCCTTCCCGCGGACCCCAATCCCCCTCGCCCTCTTCCTATGAACTACCGGCCCTCGACGTCTTCTCCCGCCGCTGATGAAGGTCTTGCCTCTTGTTCCTCCTGGTGTCGTAGTCGTCTTCATCCTTGATCCCCTCAATCTTCGCCGATGTGTGGCGACCGGTTGCTCGACTTCGAATGCCACGTTCAATCAAGAGCAGGCCCATGATTCCGGCTACGAACAGCACGGGGGCTGGGAGGGCGTTGGATTTGAGGCCTTCTGAGATGCCTGGCATCGTGTGACTGGGGTGGGATTGGGGTGCTGTCGATATTGTGGACTGTACTGTGCTTCTGTGTGATGCTCTGGTCACTACAGTCGATCTCTGGATGGTGAGAGCATGAGTTCTACCTGGTTGGGATGTGCTAGGAGTTGACATAGAGTTGATTGACGCAGCAGCGCGAGGACGATATCTTGTGCGCTCTCAGCCATCAATCCAGCACTGCCACATGCTGACACCCTCTTCTGCAGCCATCATTCTGCGGACGTCTGCGGACGTGGGACTGGCGGTGAATGCTGCTATACAGCATGCTACGTCGACCGAAGTGCAGCATGATGACAAGGTGGCGTTGCCACTCAGCCTTACAAGCAAGGGGTACCCGGTATGTCAAAAGTCTATCTTGCAGCGGGACGAGGTGATCGACCAATACCAGAGTGACAGCACATGGCAGCATCCAAGCTAATAGACAGCCTATCAGATTTCGTTCGTGTTGTGCCAGAGGCTCTGCGAGATGCTGTGAGGATATGTGAAGTTGTCCCGGGCCTCTGGGTTGTGACGATGCTGCTTGGTAGCGCATGTGAGTGGCGGTGTGAGCTTGGGCTAGCATACATACGTTGCATGCTCCTCAGATTGCAGTATGGGAGAGGAGTCCACATCTGGCTCAGCTCCTAGGTGTGCCGCTTTTGTCCTCCGCAACCGACCTGCATTGCGAGAATGTTACGGTCACATACCGTGAACTGTACTTTTGTTGCGATCCTGGACAACAATTGGTGCTTTTGCACGCTCGCCACAGATGCAGTCTATGACCTGATTTCACATTCTCTTTGTATTTGGCAAGCTCAGTGCGACCTGCAAGATATCCTGTTTGCCAAAACGTCGATCATGAAAGACAAAGCGCGCCACGTGACTTCTTCTCACCAACTGACGTTTCTCTCCTTAAACACGAACAGTTGCGAAGTGTCTCTTGCTCCTCGTCCCGGTGCTGGCGGCGTGTCGGAGCTTGGAAAGAAGCCTCTGATGTCAACCCTACAAAGCGCGGTCAGAAAGAGCGTCAAGGCTCTCTTCTACCACGAATGACTCACCCATGTACGGGTACTCCCCAATAGCCACAGACTGTTCCACTGGCCCTGTTCTTCAATCTGTCTTACAGTCAGCTCATCGTCGCATACGACAGTGGAAACACTCACCGCCAACAGACAGTCTGACGATCGTTGCCTTTCGTTTCGACCAACGACCATTGTTGAGCGTTGCTCCCGTTGGTGCCCCAGCCTTGAACTTGTGTCCCCACACCATTACTACCGTGGTTTAAGTCCATATACGTCGTGCCTGCGCGGTTCTGGAACGACCAATAGATTGTGCCATCGTCCATGTTCTTGTCGGCAATGACCGCTCTCCAAGACATATTGTATCGGCCACTGCCTCCATCATCCTTGTAGGTCCATACCTTGCAATGTGTGCCGTTGTTGCTGCTGCCACTGTCGAGGTCAACCACCTCATCCCCAGCTCCATCATCATGGAACTCGTTGTATAGGTGAATGGTATACCACTTGTTATCTTCAACAGGGGCCATAGTTGTGAGACTGAGCGAGGTGCTATGAAGAAAGTCGACTTCGGTATTTGAATGTGGAGTTAATACAAGATCTAGTAGCATGGGCTTCGATACTGTCCTTATGTATCACATACTGGTGTACAATACCTCGCAATTGCATACGGCGGCACGTTGGGCGTAAAGGTGGCGTGTACCAGGACAGCTGAAGCTGGATAGCCTCGCGGCCAGAAGTCTCCAAGGCCGCGGAAGTTGAGTTGGTCCGATGTAGCACTACGAACTGGAGACGCTCACACGTTAGCACTTCTGGAGTGCACCCTCTTGATCGGCGTTCATCGTGTCCTCTGGAGAGATGCTGCATGGACTTGTGATATTATAGAGATTTTCTTTCATCAGATTTATGATCTGGTAGACAAACTTGTACCTGGCTCATCTTGCCATTGCTTGCGCCTGGGACGCGGTGAGGAACAATAGCTACGGGCGGTGAGGACCATCGCAGAATGGATACAAGCAGCTGGGTGTGACGATTGAGGGCATTGTTGTCGAGAGAGAGAGGACGTTCTCTTGCTTCAGCTCGAGAAGGAGGCGCTGCTGATGTCTTGGCAGCAAGTGCTTGGCAGCCTGTGACTAGGTAGTTTGTCACGGGCACTATTCAAGCCGACAGAAGGGTCGGGACGACTTGGACCCTGCTCCACCAAATTAGTTAGCAACTTGATCTTGATAGCCCCATTATCTCTTTTTGACCTTACCGTCGCTAACCTTATAATAAAGCCTTGATTTCTACGGTATAGACTAATCTAAGGTATAGCTATTTAGCGTAGTAATTAGCTTATCCGGACACCTTACCGCCGTAGCTCGAGATAGCCCCCCTTAATAACTAAGATCGCGCCCTTATCTAATATTACCTTAACGATAGCTAGAGCCTACCGGCCGTAGTAAAGCTACTATTAAATAATCGCCGAGGCTCGCGTACGTTaatttatatatatataaagaGGTAGACCGatactagtactatataGCCTTTAGTAGGCGGACGGCCCTACCTAATCAAACCGTATATACGCGACTTCTTACTAGATCTATTAGTAGATAAGAGTACGTATTAGGCTAAAGAGCTAGTTTTCTTCCTTTACGCCGAGTACGGTATAAAATATTAAAGAGAGTTAGAGACCTACCTTAAATATAAGCGAAGGCCCCGCCGCCGAGCGTTATACCGCCGAGCGATATTATTTATAAATATTGTTATAGAAGAGTCATTCTGTTTATATATAAGTAAAGTCGCTTACTTAATATCGCTATcttaacgtactttactaccgagcgggctatactaccgagcgggctacttttactaagaactatactacttccactttaattacgacggtatcttaatacgacgacatcctatagaatcgttactaggaggacaattcctcttcagattctttgctatctagcgagtctacttaataggtacgtacgttataccccgactcgctatatcgcttatagcgtcgtagccttagtactggccgaacactatctagcgactctctactcacttcctacctcctagtatcctctagaggtattaattacgacgccctatcgaaggttagagaccctctagactgaatatacttacgctttcgtgctttctactatataagggtcTCGTTAGACTtgcgtagcttactaatctcgcttcgtataagagctatctaatacgctatctctctactccctctctattaccctattaaacaaccttcctctttctactacgcctttctaaacccgtaacgacgctctaagacgtaataacacctattataaaccctgtctcgtcgaagttgtaggtgtcctagttaaggatgctatacttctcctttatattacgtataagtaagaactacttctcgataacgtctagatcttctattagggctcgctaacgatcgtatctacgtgttatacaaacctttagcttacgatgccgcctaataaacctgtctgtctaattaagactagcgggcttaagacccttctcttatagtaataaatcggctattactcgtatactagcctttaatagcaggaaacctctaagatctagctcgagtatatactcaagtatcaccctctcttctagctctataagcttcttcgaattaggctcgtagtcaccccgaggaggtcgtctattcaatcgataccctagtgtagttcgagacgcgttatatacctttatagtaagtcgattcgtgattgtcgcgtcgcgtttcgtggcctagacagctaaggtcagcttggcctcgtttgaagacaatatacgctataatagtagttatatagctatatctatagaagtggtacagttcttagtaaaagtggcccgctcggtagtatagcccgctcggtagtaaagcacgttaatCTTGATCTTAATCTTAATCTTAATCTCGTAATATTGTAATCTCGTAATCTCTTCTATAATTAACCCTTATTACTATAGCTTTTATCCTTACGTTCCTATTAATTAAATTCTATATTGTCCCTACTAAAGAtattactattacctagcCTAGCGTTATATTACGCCTAAATACGCCGAGCCTCTTTATTAGCCTTGATATCTACCTTAGTACGACGGGCAGAGTCCTTATTAGAGGGCTATTACTAGCCTtactattacgtaggtaGTTTATAATTAAACTCCTTACTCTATAGACGTCTTGCTATCGCCTTATTATCCTTAGGTTACTAATACTAAGATAGGTAGTAAAATCTAGCTCTACCGCGAGGCGGTAGTAGCGATAGATTTTATTATTATTGTCCTTATTATCGTCCTTATTGTGGTCCTTATTATCGTCCTTATCGTTCTAGTCTAGAATACTAGTAATATTAATACCTATACGCTTAGCGATCTTAGTACGCTTCTTATTAAGATTGTCTATTATAGCTTATATACGCTTATTAGCTAGATCGATCTCTGCCTAGGAAGAgtctctagtagtagatctacctatatatagatacggtAGTAACGATAATACAACTATATTGCTCGATATAATTCGCTACTATCGACGACGTATATAATTATAGTAGCGATTAATCTAGAAGTCCTTTGCCTTACCTTAGAAGTTCTTAAAAGTAAAAAGCTCCTCGAATATTAGGTCCTCTAGACGACGTACTTACGAGTAAGCTATATAGGAGAGCCCTAGTAAGAATTTAGGCTTCGAGATATCGAGTAC contains the following coding sequences:
- a CDS encoding Aorsin, translating into MWAKAAFAASTLFAHCFASPVVAPHLIHEKRDSLPHGWVKRYAVDGNAELPMRIALTQNNLHNAHDWLMDVSHPESDKYGRHWSAEDVANAFALSKDTSDAVKAWLASTGIHDDQNLLKTKYHVYEHDETGQPHVACEEYSIPAALKDKIDFVYPTVHFDAKLKVRDTSDSVTKREVKPGAAKSPGKPGSGSLPNWNHSFLPHSDIIKELQNCDKQITPWCLRLLYKFPPGLTVNPKNSYGIVEYTLQAYVPSDLDLFFNNFSTKQKTTLYQVGDTVEGASFNDFLDAIDGSYCTYQGDDDPSQDATYPDPYCDPASQDCYKGPKNCGGFAATKVISTSYGYNEHDLTPAYEQRQCNEYMKLGLMGVSVVYSSGDYGVAGNSGQCINGAGVDAPYNNGTSGRFNPSFPSTCPYVTSVGATQVTPGTNIVTSRTQPEQACETVTYSGGGFITYSAELFNNSGQTRGFPDISANGANYVVAIDGQWALVHGTSASSPTLGSVLTLINEARFDLGKGSIGFVNPTAYAHPEVFNDVTQGGNQGCGTAGFQATKGRDPVTGLGTPNSPRMLELWLGLP
- a CDS encoding DNA oxidative demethylase; protein product: MSKRPRTLDAFFSPAPTKRSKALSTVTSSETETETDNAKDNSAADEEVSTRATYPFALPHLPSELRELLNFVPASEGRIINDQPDLDLLYFQPYIQTDIQRALFDFLRSELFFYRVTYMIKRGPTESQINTPRYTTVFGLDETARFDEQGGIVDAANGKPLPPTTYKCRPRPLPQCLDVLRELTENATGCKFNFCLVNYYANGNDSISYHSDDERFLGIDPAIASFTLGAKRDFLLKHKPTPGKHESETKPMKLPLASGDMILMRGKTQSNWLHSIPKRKGGEAELGRINITLRRAMVKGGTDNYYRYNVGDGPVHKWDSKMREMLPVGAT